TGAAGTGAAGGAAAAAGCAGTTAAAGATTTAATGGATTATTACGCTAAAAGAATGCTTTTACATTCTATTAAAAAATTGTTAGAAGAATAAAAAAGCTCGTTGCGATAAAACAACGAGCGATAAACAAAATAAAAATCTACTGTTATTATAACGTAGATTAAAAGGAAAATCAAGGAGAATTTAGAAAGTGAATGAAAATCAAAAAAGGTGCTATTTGAATTAATAGAGAACTATGGATATGAAGGCTTTATAGATGATATGTTTCATTTTAGAGATGTATTCAGATATGAAAAGGAAGATAGCGAACTGGCTAAAGCTTACAAGAGTTTGACTGTTAGAGAAGAATTTGAAGTGATTAAAGTTTATATAGCATATTTGGAGGTAATGTATCGTGATATCAACTAATGAATTTTTAAAAGAATTAAAAGACAAAAAATATACAGTTGTTGAAACTGATGAAGAATACAAGATTATTAAGAAAGATGTAATATACGCTATTGTCGGTACAAAAGAACAATACAGCAGGACATTTAAGAATACACCAGTTGAATTAAAGAAACTGGTTAGGAAATATGAGGATACTAAAATTAAGGATAGAACAGGATTTTATAGAATACCTTTAAAGAACTTAAATTTAGGTGGAGAACAACTTTATATTTCATTTAATAGAGTTAGTGAACAGTTCGGAGCAAAAGGAAAGCTATTATTTGATAGTGAAGATAATTTAACTCAGATATTCACTAAAGCAGACTTAGAAAGTGATTATTTTAAAGAACAAATAGGTGAATACTTACAATGGACGGAGGAAGCTTAATAATGGGTGTAGAACAAAAGATATTGATCTTAAGAAAAAGAATTAAGGATTTGAATTTAAAGCCAACTGGGTATAACAAGCACGGACAATTTCACTACTATCAATTATCAGATTTCCTACCTCATACCATCGATATATGTTCAGAAATAGGTTTATATGAGGAATATACTGAAGATGAAGATTATAAAACTTTAGTAGTTAAGGACGTGGAGCAACCAACAGAAGCTAGAATTTTCAAAATGAAAAAAATGGAAGTCCCACCTATTTTACCTACACAACCTAATGAGAAAGTAGGGGTTGCAATGCAACGAGCAGGGAACACTGTTCAAACTGTTGGTTCAGTAGATACTTATTACATGAGGTATCTATATAGGAATTTACTAAAATTAACTGAACCTGACTTTACGGAAATAATGGCAGAACGTAACGCTTTAATTCAGGCAATTCAACAAAATTTACCACCCCAACATATTCAATCTATTTTAAGCAAAAGGAACAAATTTAGATTAGAAGATTTAACTAACGAAGAATTAAGAGATGTTTGGCAATGGATATTAAATCAACGTCAAGCACAACAACATCAACAACAAGAACAAGTAGAAGGAGAACAAACGAATGATAAATAACGTAGTATTAACTGGTAGAATAACTAGAAATTTGGAGTTAAAACAAACTAACAATAATAATTCATCTTTAAATATTACCCTTGCAGTTGAAAGAAATTTTAAAGATCAAAGCGGACAAAAACAGACTGATTTTATTAGTTGTAAAGCCTTTGGCAAACGTGCTGAAACAATAGCCCAGTATTGCCAAAAAGGTGATTTAATTGGAATTACTGGAAGTATTCAAACCGGGAGTTATCAAAAGCAAGATGGAAGTACGGTTTATACAACTGATGTAATGGTTGATGGATTATCATTTTTCCCTAAACCAAAACAGGATAATCAAGCTAATCAATTTAACCAACATTTGAATAATTTTAATCAACAAAATAATTTAGCCCAAAATAACGCTTATAACGGCTTTAATAATCAAAATGGGGATAACGCACTAAACTATATCAATCAACCTCATAACGTGCAAAATAACGGCTATATAAGACAAAATAACCAACAACAAATGGAAATGAGTGGAACTGGTGGAATTAACAACACTAACAACTTATTTAATGATTTTGGCAAAGATATTAATTTAGATAATGTATTCGAAAATGTAATTAACCCGTTTAAGCAAGAATAGTGATCTATGGAGCAAAAAGTAATTAAAGTTATTCCACTAAATTTAAGTTTACTTGAAGTGTTAGGACAAGGGAAAGTCTATGAAGCTCTTGTCCTACAGCAAGTAGATTACTGGTGTACTATCAATAAGAACAAGAATGAGTATTATATTGAAGGTTCATATTGGATGTTTTCATCAGTTAAAAAAATGTTAGAAAGGGACTTCCCGTTATGTTTCAGTTACGACACTTTAAAGCGAACGCTAATTAATTTAGAGGAAGGCAACTTTTTAATAACAAAAAAACATAAAAACGGTAAATTATATCGAGTGAATTACAATAAAATATCTTTTGATAAAAAACTTAAATTAGATAAAAATATTACTAAAAATGAAAATAAAAATCAAAAATCTAGGTTAGTGCAAAATGCACCAACTGAAAAAGTAAAGTTAGGGCAAAATGCATCAACCCAAAAATTAGAGGTTAGGGCAAATTGCATTAACGGTGAGGGCAAAATGCACCAACCAGTTAGGGCAGAATGCACCAACCAGTTAGGGCAAAATGCACCAACCATAAAAGAGATTAATAAAGAGAATAATATATATATTAATTATAATAACTTTATCAAAAATAAAGAACTTAATAATAACAAGGGTTTAACTGATAAAGATAATTTATATAATCAAACCAACAACGATTTAATTTATTCTGGTGGGTTAAAAAAAGATGTTGAGTTAGCAATAAGTCAAGTTTATCTAAAGTTAACAGGAGACTATAAAATAAACGGTGTTAGCGTTGATGTAATGAGAGTACAGGACGTGTTAAAAGATGTAACTGAAACACAAATTAATTACTGTGTACAGCAAATCTTAAAATCTAAA
This is a stretch of genomic DNA from Gemella haemolysans. It encodes these proteins:
- a CDS encoding ERF family protein, coding for MDGGSLIMGVEQKILILRKRIKDLNLKPTGYNKHGQFHYYQLSDFLPHTIDICSEIGLYEEYTEDEDYKTLVVKDVEQPTEARIFKMKKMEVPPILPTQPNEKVGVAMQRAGNTVQTVGSVDTYYMRYLYRNLLKLTEPDFTEIMAERNALIQAIQQNLPPQHIQSILSKRNKFRLEDLTNEELRDVWQWILNQRQAQQHQQQEQVEGEQTNDK
- a CDS encoding single-stranded DNA-binding protein, yielding MINNVVLTGRITRNLELKQTNNNNSSLNITLAVERNFKDQSGQKQTDFISCKAFGKRAETIAQYCQKGDLIGITGSIQTGSYQKQDGSTVYTTDVMVDGLSFFPKPKQDNQANQFNQHLNNFNQQNNLAQNNAYNGFNNQNGDNALNYINQPHNVQNNGYIRQNNQQQMEMSGTGGINNTNNLFNDFGKDINLDNVFENVINPFKQE